A single region of the Microtus ochrogaster isolate Prairie Vole_2 chromosome 2, MicOch1.0, whole genome shotgun sequence genome encodes:
- the Tpst1 gene encoding protein-tyrosine sulfotransferase 1 isoform X2: MVGKLKQNLLLACLVISSVTVFYLGQHAMECHHRIEERSQPARLENPKTTVRPDLDSKANTTFTYHKDMPLIFIGGVPRSGTTLMRAMLDAHPDIRCGEETRVIPRILALKQMWSRSSKEKIRLDEAGVTDEVLDSAMQAFLLEVIVKHGEPAPYLCNKDPFALKSLTYLARLFPNAKFLLMIRDGRASVHSMISRKVTIAGFDLNSYRDCLTKWNRAIETMYNQCVEVGYKKCMMVHYEQLVLHPERWMRTLLKFLQIPWNHSVLHHEEMIGKAGGVSLSKVERSTDQVIKPVNMGALAKWVGKIPPDVLQDMAVIAPMLSKLGYDPHANPPNYGKPDPKILENTRRTKRLE; encoded by the exons ATGGTGGGAAAGCTGAAGCAGAATCTACTTTTGGCATGTCTGGTGATTAGTTCTGTGACAGTGTTTTACTTGGGCCAGCATGCCATGGAGTGCCATCACCGAATAGAGGAACGCAGCCAGCCAGCTAGACTGGAGAACCCCAAGACGACTGTGCGACCTGACCTGGACAGCAAAGCCAACACAACATTCACCTATCACAAAGATATGCCTTTAATATTTATTGGAGGTGTGCCCCGGAGTGGAACAACGCTCATGAGGGCTATGCTGGATGCACATCCTGACATCCGCTGTGGAGAGGAAACCCGGGTCATCCCTCGGATCCTTGCCCTGAAGCAGATGTGGTCCCGGTCCAGTAAAGAGAAGATCCGCCTGGACGAGGCTGGTGTCACTGATGAAGTGCTGGATTCTGCCATGCAAGCCTTCCTTCTGGAGGTCATTGTTAAACATGGGGAGCCAGCGCCTTATTTATGTAACAAAGATCCTTTTGCCCTGAAATCCTTGACTTACCTTGCTAGGTTATTTCCCAATGCCAAATTTCTCCTGATGATCCGAGATGGCCGGGCATCAGTGCATTCGATGATTTCTCGAAAAGTAACCATAGCGGGATTTGACCTGAACAGCTACAGGGACTGCTTGACCAAGTGGAATCGGGCCATAGAAACCATGTACAACCAGTGTGTGGAGGTTGGGTATAAAAAGTGCATGATGGTCCACTATGAACAGCTTGTCTTACACCCTGAACGGTGGATGAGAACGCTCTTGAAGTTCCTCCAGATCCCTTGGAACCATTCAGTTTTGCACCATGAGGAAATGATCGGGAAAGCTGGGGGAGTGTCTCTGTCAAA agtggaAAGATCAACAGACCAAGTCATCAAGCCTGTCAACATGGGGGCTCTAGCAAAGTGGGTTGGGAAGATACCCCCAGATGTTCTACAAGACATGGCAGTAATTGCACCCATGCTTTCTAAACTTGGATATGATCCACATGCCAATCCCCCTAACTACGGAAAACCTGACCCCAAGATCCTTGAAAACACCAGAAGG
- the Tpst1 gene encoding protein-tyrosine sulfotransferase 1 isoform X1, whose protein sequence is MVGKLKQNLLLACLVISSVTVFYLGQHAMECHHRIEERSQPARLENPKTTVRPDLDSKANTTFTYHKDMPLIFIGGVPRSGTTLMRAMLDAHPDIRCGEETRVIPRILALKQMWSRSSKEKIRLDEAGVTDEVLDSAMQAFLLEVIVKHGEPAPYLCNKDPFALKSLTYLARLFPNAKFLLMIRDGRASVHSMISRKVTIAGFDLNSYRDCLTKWNRAIETMYNQCVEVGYKKCMMVHYEQLVLHPERWMRTLLKFLQIPWNHSVLHHEEMIGKAGGVSLSKVERSTDQVIKPVNMGALAKWVGKIPPDVLQDMAVIAPMLSKLGYDPHANPPNYGKPDPKILENTRRVYKGEFQLPDFLKEKPQTKRLE, encoded by the exons ATGGTGGGAAAGCTGAAGCAGAATCTACTTTTGGCATGTCTGGTGATTAGTTCTGTGACAGTGTTTTACTTGGGCCAGCATGCCATGGAGTGCCATCACCGAATAGAGGAACGCAGCCAGCCAGCTAGACTGGAGAACCCCAAGACGACTGTGCGACCTGACCTGGACAGCAAAGCCAACACAACATTCACCTATCACAAAGATATGCCTTTAATATTTATTGGAGGTGTGCCCCGGAGTGGAACAACGCTCATGAGGGCTATGCTGGATGCACATCCTGACATCCGCTGTGGAGAGGAAACCCGGGTCATCCCTCGGATCCTTGCCCTGAAGCAGATGTGGTCCCGGTCCAGTAAAGAGAAGATCCGCCTGGACGAGGCTGGTGTCACTGATGAAGTGCTGGATTCTGCCATGCAAGCCTTCCTTCTGGAGGTCATTGTTAAACATGGGGAGCCAGCGCCTTATTTATGTAACAAAGATCCTTTTGCCCTGAAATCCTTGACTTACCTTGCTAGGTTATTTCCCAATGCCAAATTTCTCCTGATGATCCGAGATGGCCGGGCATCAGTGCATTCGATGATTTCTCGAAAAGTAACCATAGCGGGATTTGACCTGAACAGCTACAGGGACTGCTTGACCAAGTGGAATCGGGCCATAGAAACCATGTACAACCAGTGTGTGGAGGTTGGGTATAAAAAGTGCATGATGGTCCACTATGAACAGCTTGTCTTACACCCTGAACGGTGGATGAGAACGCTCTTGAAGTTCCTCCAGATCCCTTGGAACCATTCAGTTTTGCACCATGAGGAAATGATCGGGAAAGCTGGGGGAGTGTCTCTGTCAAA agtggaAAGATCAACAGACCAAGTCATCAAGCCTGTCAACATGGGGGCTCTAGCAAAGTGGGTTGGGAAGATACCCCCAGATGTTCTACAAGACATGGCAGTAATTGCACCCATGCTTTCTAAACTTGGATATGATCCACATGCCAATCCCCCTAACTACGGAAAACCTGACCCCAAGATCCTTGAAAACACCAGAAGG